The Sorangiineae bacterium MSr11367 genome window below encodes:
- a CDS encoding sulfatase, with amino-acid sequence MINRPRALLPVGAICTMALVACARKEDPKPAQGLPSSSSASATSPAAAASTDKPATQGNPQASSSAEAGRNALNVVLITIDCLRADMPWAGYPKPIAPRLTEFASKAVEYTHAYSLSSYTSMSVGGFLSGRLPGELKRDGYFFGTYAKENLFFPELLQDAKIYTSGAHAHGYFKKSGLEQGFDSWELVPNLKWNNTTDENITSPELEAIAERQLSDPRADSGRFFAWVHFLDPHDKYMTHDGISWGKTQRDRYDGEITFTDRYVGKLLDFIASRPWASRTAIIITADHGEAFGEHKQYVHGFELWENLVRVPLLVSLPGATARKIDTPRSAIDLAPTIVDLFGLTPPDSFLGKSLVPEVRGTAADPRDILIDLPATSDNDRKRAFIHGNLKVIASGEADLPQVFDIKEDPGELTPIRGTDASKEIVALYKERQKPLQDVPPTKCKEGCLNGGYRKK; translated from the coding sequence GTGATCAACCGACCGAGAGCGTTGCTCCCGGTTGGCGCCATCTGCACGATGGCGCTCGTCGCGTGTGCACGCAAAGAAGACCCCAAACCCGCGCAAGGCTTACCATCGTCCTCGTCGGCGAGCGCCACATCACCGGCCGCCGCTGCGAGTACCGATAAACCCGCGACGCAGGGAAACCCGCAGGCCTCATCCAGCGCCGAGGCGGGGCGCAACGCTCTCAACGTCGTTCTCATCACCATCGATTGCCTCCGCGCGGACATGCCATGGGCCGGTTATCCGAAGCCCATCGCTCCGCGCCTCACCGAGTTCGCCTCGAAGGCCGTCGAGTACACGCACGCGTACTCGCTCTCGTCGTACACATCGATGAGCGTGGGAGGCTTCCTTTCGGGACGCCTCCCTGGCGAATTGAAGCGCGACGGCTATTTCTTCGGCACCTACGCCAAAGAGAACCTCTTCTTTCCCGAGCTCCTTCAGGACGCGAAAATCTACACGTCGGGCGCGCACGCCCACGGCTACTTCAAAAAGTCAGGCCTGGAGCAAGGCTTCGACTCATGGGAGCTCGTTCCCAATTTGAAGTGGAACAACACCACGGACGAAAACATCACCTCGCCCGAGCTCGAAGCCATCGCGGAGCGCCAGCTCTCGGATCCGCGCGCCGACTCGGGCCGCTTCTTCGCCTGGGTCCACTTCCTCGACCCTCACGACAAGTACATGACCCACGATGGCATCTCGTGGGGCAAAACGCAGCGCGACCGCTACGACGGTGAAATCACCTTCACGGATCGCTACGTCGGCAAGCTTCTCGACTTCATCGCCTCGCGCCCGTGGGCCTCGCGCACGGCCATCATCATCACCGCCGACCACGGCGAAGCCTTCGGCGAGCACAAACAGTACGTCCACGGCTTCGAACTCTGGGAAAACCTCGTCCGGGTCCCCCTCTTGGTCTCCCTCCCGGGCGCCACAGCGCGCAAAATCGACACGCCCCGCAGCGCCATCGACCTCGCCCCCACCATCGTCGACCTCTTCGGCCTCACCCCGCCCGACTCCTTCCTCGGCAAGAGCCTCGTCCCCGAAGTCCGCGGCACCGCCGCCGACCCGCGCGACATCCTCATCGACCTCCCCGCCACCAGCGACAACGACCGCAAGCGCGCCTTCATCCACGGCAACCTAAAGGTCATCGCCTCCGGCGAAGCCGACCTCCCCCAAGTCTTCGACATCAAAGAAGACCCCGGCGAATTGACGCCCATCCGTGGCACCGACGCCTCGAAAGAGATCGTTGCACTCTACAAAGAGCGCCAAAAGCCCTTGCAAGACGTCCCCCCGACGAAGTGCAAAGAGGGGTGCCTCAATGGTGGGTATCGGAAGAAGTAG